A stretch of the Aegilops tauschii subsp. strangulata cultivar AL8/78 chromosome 4, Aet v6.0, whole genome shotgun sequence genome encodes the following:
- the LOC120962375 gene encoding uncharacterized protein, with the protein MADRRVAGAGSGAGGPSKAATQRANSQGGRRQPSAPTSKEPVPVAKPTRSIASTAASSQVQSSQSVEVEMEQVLDPRYKDMICFNCGGPGHYVGNCIKPKTCFICQQNHNVNNCAAWTRVQPTAAFFGSGASGLGFYHVDVPIANESNWLNFQNCDVVNILKGVVDKELLLSILTATFCKTRQWPWQIRGLSSKTFLVRFPPWKKVEDLIELPGFSLPQDVSVTLTEWKGACEPFGELVEAWVLIEGIPPKWCTWEVFAQIASLFGVLTDVDWNGMFRTFFENVRIKIACRDPTKIPFERLIEMKRKLFLLGFTVEGFEQVGGVDSVIDIEDDDGFEGEGAAEGQKDEGGNVQKDGLEELLDSEGGIDELDKANITTQSKDKQKGPQAGMFCSGSEHETFILECVNADKEEHLVTEKRTDLKDFCPYALMESTPSRPLVKIVEGPKCSGGKLESMEYCESILKSVDFSESEEEDSKDDELETLPPEAVQAIQNISLKRSLLETLDQAQDQKPKAEKTKWGPILIQKPITRGHGNLNIMEKADAYKRKQNLEIPKEIKGKKMARYTLCAGSGGGNNQAMENPIFRGPGCSSSPVLKAFGASKRGSA; encoded by the exons ATGGCTGACCGGAGAGTTGCTGGTGCGGGGTCTGGAGCTGGCGGCCCCTCAAAGGCTGCTACCCAGAGAGCCAACTCGCAAGGAGGGAGGAGGCAGCCATCTGCCCCTACTTCGAAGGAGCCGGTACCAGTAGCAAAACCTACCAGATCCATAGCCTCTACGGCTGCTTCATCCCAGGTGCAGTCTTCTCAATCAGTAGAGGTGGAGATGGAGCAAGTTTTAGATCCTAGATACAAAGACATGATCTGTTTCAACTGCGGTGGTCCAGGGCATTATGTTGGGAATTGTATTAAGCCGAAAACATGCTTTATATGTCAGCAAAATCATAATGTGAATAACTGTGCTGCCTGGACTAGGGTTCAACCAACTGCTGCCTTTTTTGGCAGTGGAGCAAGTGGTCTTGGTTTTTACCATGTGGATGTCCCGATTGCTAATGAATCCAACTGGCTGAACTTTCAAAACTGTGATGTGGTTAATATTCTCAAAGGTGTTGTGGACAAGGAGTTGTTGTTAAGTATTTTGACTGCTACCTTCTGTAAAACTAGACAGTGGCCTTGGCAGATCAGGGGATTGTCCAGTAAGACATTCCTGGTGAGATTTCCACCATGGAAGAAAGTGGAGGATCTCATCGAACTGCCTGGATTCTCTTTGCCTCAAGATGTCTCTGTTACACTTACTGAGTGGAAGGGGGCATGTGAACCTTTTGGAGAGCTTGTGGAAGCTTGGGTTCTGATTGAAGGAATCCCTCCTAAGTGGTGCACATGGGAAGTTTTTGCTCAGATTGCTTCTCTGTTTGGGGTACTGACTGATGTAGACTGGAATGGCATGTTCAGGACCTTTTTTGAGAATGTTAGAATTAAAATTGCTTGTAGAGACCCCACAAAAATTCCATTTGAAAGGCTTATTGAGATGAAGAGGAAGTTGTTTTTACTGGGCTTTACTGTGGAGGGCTTTGAACAAGTTGGTGGAGTTGACTCTGTTATTGATATTGAGGATGATGATGGGTTTGAAGGAGAAGGTGCTGCTGAGGGACAGAAGGATGAGGGTGGAAATGTTCAGAAGGATGGTTTGGAAGAATTACTTGATAGTGAGGGGGGCATTGATGAGTTAGATAAGGCTAATATTACTACTCAGAGTAAGGATAAACAGAAAGGGCCCCAGGCTGGCATGTTCTGCTCTGGTTCTGAGCATGAAACGTTTATCTTGGAGTGTGTTAATgctgataaagaagaacatctgGTAACTGAAAAAAGAACTGACCTTAAGGATTTCTGTCCTTATGCTTTGATGGAGTCCACTCCTTCCAGACCATTGGTGAAGATTGTTGAGGGACCCAAATGTTCTGGAGGGAAGCTTGAAAGCATGGAGTACTGTGAGAGTATCCTTAAATCTGTTGACTTTTCTGAGTCTGAGGAAGAGGATTCCAAAGATGATGAACTTGAAACTCTTCCTCCTGAAGCTGTACAGGCCATTCAGAACATCTCTCTGAAAAGATCTTTGCTGGAAACCCTTGATCAGGCTCAGGACCAAAAACCAAAAGCTGAGAAGACTAAGTGGGGGCCTATACTGATTCAGAAACCTATTACTAGGGGGCATGGGAACTTGAATATCATGGAGAAAGCTGATGCTTACAAGAGGAAGCAGAATCTGGAAATTCCAAAAGAAATTAAAG GGAAAAAGATGGCGAGATATACGCTGTGTGCTGGGTCAGGTGGCGGCAACAATCAGGCAATGGAAAATCCTATCTTCAGAGGCCCAGGGTGCTCTTCTTCTCCAGTGCTTAAGGCTTTTGGAGCGTCGAAGAGGGGATCTGCTTAG
- the LOC109769702 gene encoding ruvB-like protein 1, translating into MRIEEVQSTSKKERVATHTHIKGLGLDANGTAIGMSAGFVGQAEAREACGLVVDMIRQKKMAGRALLLAGPPATGKTALALGISQELGSKVPFCPMVGSEVYSSEVKKTEVLMENFRRAIGLRIKENKEVYEGEVTELSPEESESSTGGYGKNISHVVIGLKTVKGTKQLKLDPTIYDALIKEKVAVGDVIYIEANSGAVKRVGRCDAFATEYDLEAEEYVPIPKGEVHKKKEIVQDVTLHDLDAANAQPQGGQDILSLMGQMMKPRKTEITEKLRQEINKVVNRYIDEGIAELVPGVLFIDEVHMLDIECFSYLNRALESSLSPIVILATNRGICTVRGTDMTSPHGIPVDLLDRLVIVRTQIYGPIEMIQILAIRAQVEEIEIDEDSLAFLGEVGQQTSLRHAIQLLSPASVVAKANGREKICKADLEEVCGLYLDAKSSARLLQDQQGSYIT; encoded by the exons atgaGGATCGAGGAGGTACAGTCGACGTCGAAGAAGGAGCGCGTCGCCACCCACACCCACATCAAGGGCCTCGGCCTCGAC GCCAATGGGACGGCGATAGGgatgtcggcggggttcgtgGGGCAGGCGGAGGCGAGAGAGGCGTGTGGGCTGGTGGTCGACATGATCCGTCAGAAGAAGATGGCTGGACGGGCGCTGCTCCTTGCCGGCCCACCTGCCACCGGCAAGACCGCGCTCGCTCTTGGCATCTCCCAGGAGCTGGGCAGCAAG GTTCCTTTCTGTCCTATGGTAGGATCAGAAGTGTACTCTTCAGAGGTCAAGAAAACTGAGGTGCTGATGGAAAATTTCCGTAGAGCTATAGGCTTGCGTATAAAGGAAAACAAAGAAGTCTATGAAGGAGAG GTTACGGAGCTTTCCCCAGAAGAATCTGAGAGTTCAACTGGTGGATATGGGAAAAACATTAGCCATGTAGTAATTGGCCTGAAGACTGTAAAAGGGACTAAACAACTAAAGTTAGATCCTACAATTTATGATGCTTTAATCAAGGAAAAG GTGGCAGTGGGTGATGTTATATACATCGAAGCTAACAGCGGTGCAGTGAAAAGAGTTGGCAGATGTGATGCTTTTGCTACAGAATACGATCTTGAAGCAGAGGAGTATGTGCCAATTCCCAAAGGGGAGGTCCACAAGAAAAAAGAAATAGTGCAG GACGTTACACTGCACGACCTTGACGCCGCAAATGCCCAGCCACAAGGAGGCCAAGATATCTTGTCCCTTATGGGCCAAATGATGAAGCCACGCAAGACTGAAATCACTGAGAAGCTGCGCCAAGAGATCAATAAG GTGGTTAATAGATATATTGACGAAGGTATTGCAGAGCTCGTACCTGGTGTGCTGTTCATTGATGAG GTTCACATGCTGGACATTGAGTGCTTCTCTTATCTTAATCGTGCTCTCGAGAGCTCATTATCGCCAATTGTAATACTCGCTACGAACAGAGGAATATGTACTGTGAG GGGAACTGACATGACAAGTCCACATGGTATCCCAGTCGACCTTCTAGATAGGCTGGTTATCGTACGGACACAGATATATGGGCCTATCGAGATGATCCAG ATATTAGCAATTAGAGCACAAGTGGAGGAGATTGAAATTGATGAAGACAGTCTTGCATTTCTAGGAGAGGTTGGGCAGCAGACATCTTTGAG GCATGCTATTCAGTTGCTGTCACCTGCTAGCGTAGTTGCCAAGGCTAATGGGAGAGAGAAGATCTGCAAG GCTGATCTCGAAGAAGTCTGTGGTCTGTATTTGGACGCAAAGTCCTCTGCTCGTCTGCTTCAGGACCAGCAAGGAAGCTACATCACCTAA